The Populus trichocarpa isolate Nisqually-1 chromosome 11, P.trichocarpa_v4.1, whole genome shotgun sequence genome has a segment encoding these proteins:
- the LOC7485413 gene encoding non-specific lipid-transfer protein P3, whose amino-acid sequence MEKKIVVAVIAFWLTLSFGSGSTSVANDICTEAMTRLRNCLPFLTTTAPSPSLSCCEAVGWVSQHATTTQDRRDLCKCLKSASLAYKVDPTRAKELPDVCKVSVPVPILPQIDCDKIQ is encoded by the exons ATGGAGAAGAAAATAGTGGTGGCTGTGATTGCTTTTTGGCTAACGCTTTCTTTTGGGAGTGGAAGCACAAGCGTGGCTAACGACATTTGCACAGAAGCCATGACTAGGTTGCGCAACTGCCTCCCATTCTTGACTACTACTGCCCCATCACCATCTCTTTCTTGCTGCGAAGCTGTGGGATGGGTGAGTCAACATGCTACCACCACACAAGACCGTAGGGACCTCTGTAAATGCTTAAAGAGCGCATCTCTTGCTTACAAGGTTGATCCTACCAGAGCTAAGGAACTTCCTGATGTGTGCAAAGTCTCTGTCCCCGTGCCCATCTTACCCCAAATCGACTGTGACAA GATCCAGTAG